The following coding sequences are from one Asterias amurensis chromosome 8, ASM3211899v1 window:
- the LOC139940543 gene encoding rhotekin-like isoform X2, whose protein sequence is MAFAGRQFQSLRRSFRRSTRKRNYTLNDPVVSETKKRKTEDDENLQPVSNNFEDFELQKKIDVEIKMREGTKKLLAACNREQQMLQGSKSLLVSDTRVLAYMSELQKRKTAEYEKQASPAKSGASSAENGSGMVPCKGKLAVSDIRIPLFWRDVDHIRNRGDHHRYAVFCLLKVGTDIFDTQLVTNVDRTSTDVTFSDSFVFENVSPGFEFTLEVYSYNLHDDMTIASTPQKIRRKINSFSNSVGKSVGRKLQTSLSSGSNEELVSVPTTPGTTGFRLVARSTLTLDEANTVIKTHDLNMENDESTRHHCLPLFGNFCCRFAAQPDCIAKDLAQGSLQLLQTTAGVQTWRNLRGVLRDGDLRLRDEEVFISEDPVYTIPISKDTLIAASSKSSVTHPHVLEVSENKERHHLAVQSKEEMSRWRDALEQLVTNQGAWNNACHTSEVIIIPDPRRPSVESDRTGSLYDEMSISPDFPSQDGSEEDAVFNDSPANNLRPRPVKLPKPSIFYIPKMLSRRETNV, encoded by the exons GATTTTGAACTTCAGAAGAAGATCGACGTCGAGATCAAGATGCGAGAAGGAACGAAGAAACTCTTGGCAGCCTGTAACCGCGAGCAGCAGATGCTCCAGGGTTCTAAGTCTCTCTTAGTCTCCGACACCAGGGTGCTTGCCTACATGTCTGAACTACAGAAACGCAAGACGGCCGAGTACGAGAAACAGGCGTCGCCCGCTAAGAGTGGAGCCAGCTCTGCAGAGAATGGGTCTGGGATGGTGCCCTGTAAAGGAAAATTGGCAGTTTCTG ACATCAGAATTCCTCTTTTCTGGAGAGACGTAGATCATATTCGAAACAGAGGAG ATCATCATCGGTATGCCGTCTTCTGTCTACTCAAAGTGGGTACAGACATCTTCGATACTCAGTTGGTTACCAATGTAGATAGAACCTCCACTGACGTCACATTCAGCGACTCCTTTGTTTT TGAGAATGTTTCCCCGGGATTTGAGTTTACCCTCGAGGTCTATTCCTACAATCTTCACGACGACATGACCATCGCCAGTACACCTCAAAAGATCCGCAGGAAAATCAACTCCTTCTCCAATTCGGTGGGGAAATCCGTCGGACGAAAACTGCAGACTAGTTTATCCAGCGGG TCCAATGAGGAGCTCGTCAGTGTACCAACGACACCAGGCACAACCGGCTTCAGGCTCGTTGCTCGATCCACCCTGACGCTAGATGAAGCCAACACTGTTATAAAGACACATGATCTGAACATGGAAAATG atgaAAGCACTCGTCATCATTGCCTGCCGCtatttggtaatttttgttgccGGTTTGCTGCTCAGCCAGATTGCATCGCCAAAGATTTAGCTCAGGGAAGTCTTCAGCTTTTACAG ACGACTGCAGGCGTTCAAACTTGGAGAAACCTGAGAGGGGTCTTAAGAGACGGTGACCTGAGACTACGGGATGAGGAAGTATTCATCAGCGAGGATCCTGTGTACACCATTCCAATCTCAAAG GATACATTGATAGCCGCTTCGTCAAAGTCCAGTGTGACACATCCTCATGTTCTAGAAGTCAGCGAGAATAAAGAGCGCCACCACTTGGCGGTACAGAGCAAGGAGGAGATGTCAAGATGGCGTGATGCACTCGAACAACTTGTAACAAATCAAG GTGCTTGGAATAACGCTTGTCATACTTCAGAGGTAATCATCATCCCAGACCCAAGAAGACCTTCTGTGGAGTCTGATCGCACAGGTTCACTCTATGATGAAATGTCAATAA GTCCCGACTTCCCAAGCCAAGATGGTTCTGAAGAGGATGCTGTTTTCAACGACTCCCCAGCGAATAATCTCAGACCAAGACCCGTTAAACTTCCCAAGCCTTCCATATTCTATATTCCCAAGATGCTGTCGAGGAGGGAAACAAATGTATGA
- the LOC139940549 gene encoding transmembrane protein 45B-like — protein MGTWPGHALPGGFFIVFAIWWMIQFTYEKVALDNGRLKPGTRILRVLHRLPIEGITIMCAGIIGFIAEMMYPIPKWTLIGSDGQFKHPAEWQHCTMYTFFSMYGLVTILSKTCMPHAEKYTKVFGALAFFIEGMLFHFHTHGRPGLDVHLHNLLVIAIGFCVLLSVCEIWHPKDERIRIMRYTSTLLQGTWFFQVGTILYWPPSGEPWDEEDHINMMFITVAFAWHLLFDIIIMVIVYGVVGMILRMTGTMGVRYRPMKNGLEEIEFDDRTLLKNGEPSRCGSDIDSD, from the coding sequence ATGGGGACATGGCCTGGACATGCTTTGCCAGGGGGCTTCTTTATTGTGTTCGCAATTTGGTGGATGATTCAGTTCACTTATGAGAAAGTTGCCCTGGACAATGGCCGGCTGAAACCAGGCACTCGAATCCTTCGTGTGCTTCATCGCTTGCCCATCGAGGGTATAACTATCATGTGTGCTGGGATCATCGGATTCATAGCAGAGATGATGTACCCGATCCCAAAGTGGACACTGATCGGTTCCGATGGCCAGTTCAAGCATCCAGCAGAGTGGCAACACTGCACCATGTACACCTTCTTCTCCATGTACGGTTTGGTAACCATCCTATCCAAGACCTGCATGCCCCACGCCGAGAAGTACACCAAGGTCTTTGGCGCGCTGGCATTCTTCATCGAGGGGATGCTGTTTCATTTTCACACCCATGGTAGACCCGGTCTTGACGTCCACCTCCACAATCTCCTGGTCATCGCAATCGGGTTCTGCGTGCTGCTCTCGGTCTGTGAAATCTGGCACCCAAAGGATGAGCGGATCCGCATCATGCGATACACGTCTACCCTCCTGCAGGGCACCTGGTTCTTTCAGGTCGGTACGATTCTCTACTGGCCGCCGTCTGGGGAACCGTGGGATGAAGAAGATCATATTAATATGATGTTTATCACGGTCGCCTTCGCCTGGCATCTTCTGTTtgacatcatcatcatggtCATCGTTTATGGGGTCGTCGGCATGATCCTCAGGATGACCGGCACGATGGGCGTACGCTACCGACCGATGAAGAACGGCTTGGAAGAAATAGAATTTGACGACAGGACACTGCTGAAGAATGGTGAGCCAAGCCGATGTGGATCCGATATTGATAGTGATTAG